A window of Mycolicibacterium madagascariense genomic DNA:
CGCAGTCCGCGGTGTCACGTCAGGTCGCCGCACTCGAACGCGAGGCGGGCGTCGCACTCTTCGAACGTCACCGCGGCGGGGTGCGGCTCACCGACGGCGGGCTCATCCTGCTCCGGCACGCGCGCGTCGCACTCGATGAAATCGACGCTGCCGCAGCCGAACTCGACGGCGCGGCACCCGACGTGCACAAGGTGCGGGTGGGTGCGTTCATCAGCGCCGGTGCGTTCCTGCTGCCCCGCGCCCTGCGGGCGCTGCGCGAGCGCAGGCAGGACATTCGGGTGACCACCCGCGAGGGCACCACGCCGGCGCTGGTGCGGGCCCTGCGGGCGGGCACCCTGGACCTCGCGGTGATCTCCGCCAGGGCGCCCTACCGCGCCCCCGACGCGGAACTACCCGCGCTGGTGGTCGAGGTGATCGACAAAACCGGTCTGGTGCTCGCCGCGCCGGCGACGGGTCGATTCGCGGGTCGGGCGTCCGTCCGCGTCGAGGAACTCACCGACGTCGACTGGATCGCGAGCCCGGCCAGTGGCGGTGACCCGCTGATGGGGGTGTGGCCCGGGGTGGCGGGACGCCCGCGCATCGCCCACACGGCCAGAGACTGGCTGACCAAGCTCCAGCTCGTCGCCGCCGGATGCGGTATGACCACCATCTCGCCGAGTCTGGCCGACGTCCTGCCCGACGGCGTGCAGCTGATGCGCGTCGAGGGCGGACCCGAGGAACGCCGCAGGGCCCTGGTCGCGCGGTTGCCCGGCCGGCCGTCGCAGGCCGTCGTGGCCGTCGTCGACGCCCTGCGCAACGGACATCCCAGCTGATCGCGCGTGCACGCCGTCGTTCCCGTCTACTGGACGAGACCGACCAGGGAGGAGACCCGACCATGGCAACCGTGACCGGCCGAGCCGTCGATGCGCTGGCCGACGCCGAACGCGACGGCATCGTCGACGTCGTCTACCGCACCGTCGACGGCCCGCTCGGACCGCTGCTGGTCGCGGCGACCGACGTCGGTCTCGTCCGCGTCGCGTTCGCGGTGGAGGGGCACGACGACGTGCTGCAGCACCTGGCCGACCGGATCAGCCCGCGAGTGTCGGCCGCACCGGGCCGTCTCGACGCCATGGCACGAGAGCTCGACGAGTACTTCGCCGGTGCGAGAACGA
This region includes:
- a CDS encoding LysR family transcriptional regulator is translated as MTALRVLRATAERGSFTAAAAELGYTQSAVSRQVAALEREAGVALFERHRGGVRLTDGGLILLRHARVALDEIDAAAAELDGAAPDVHKVRVGAFISAGAFLLPRALRALRERRQDIRVTTREGTTPALVRALRAGTLDLAVISARAPYRAPDAELPALVVEVIDKTGLVLAAPATGRFAGRASVRVEELTDVDWIASPASGGDPLMGVWPGVAGRPRIAHTARDWLTKLQLVAAGCGMTTISPSLADVLPDGVQLMRVEGGPEERRRALVARLPGRPSQAVVAVVDALRNGHPS